A window of Blautia argi genomic DNA:
CGACTACTATCTGAAACACACCTTTGAGGGAAATTATAATGCAGCAGGCTCTATTTTTATTGATTATACCAACAACAGCAATTTTGAAGACTGCAATACTATTATTTACGGACACAATATGAAGAATGGTTCCATGTTCGGGCTTTTGCGAAAGCATTTTAAAGACCGGGAATCCGTCCCGGGGCGCTATATCTGGATTTGCACACCGGACAAAAATTACCGGTATGAGATTTTCAGCAGCCATGTGGTCGATGCAGCAGGAGAAGTATACACCCTGTTCTCTGCTCCGGACCAACAGTTTGCCGCTTATCTGGAAAATATGAAAAGTCAGTCCCTGGTAGATTTTGGAACAGAAGTGACGGAAAAGGATAAGATTATTACGCTGTCCACCTGTACGGGAAATGACGCAACCCGTTTCGTGGTGCAGGCAAAGAGGGAAGGAAGCTATTAGAAAATATCCTGGCACAGGAAAGGAAGGTGCTTTATGGAAGCAATGGAAAAATTAAAACAAATCATTGCCCAAACAGAAAATCTTGTGTTTTTCGGTGGGGCGGGAGTGTCTACAGAAAGTGGGATTCCTGATTTTAGAAGCGTAGACGGTCTGTACCATCAGCAGTGGGACTATCCGCCGGAAACGATTTTAAGTCACACCTTTTTTATGCAGAAGACAGAAGAGTTTTATCGTTTTTACAGGGCGAAGATGTTATGTGATACTGCAAAGCCAAATGCTGCCCATCAGTATCTGGCAGAATTGGAAAAGCAGGGGAAATTAAAGGCAGTGATAACCCAAAATATTGACAATCTGCATCAGATGGCAGGAAGCCGGCGGGTATTGGAACTGCATGGAAGCGTTTACCGGAATTACTGCACAAAGTGCGGTGCGTTTCATGATTTTTCCTATATGAAGCACAGCAGCGGTATACCAAGATGTGAAAAGTGCGGCGGCGTTTTGAAACCGGACGTGGTTTTATATGAGGAAGCGCTGAACCAGCAGACTTTGTCAGAGTCTGTCCGGGCTATTTCAGAGGCAGAGGTGCTTATAATAGGAGGGACGTCTTTGTCTGTATATCCGGCAGCCTCTCTGGTAGATTATTTCAGAGGAAAATATCTGGTGGTGATTAATAAGGACAAAACGCCCAGGGACTCTATGGCAGATTTGGTTATCAACGCTCCCATAGGAGAGGTTTGCAGCTATCTTGCAGATAATAACAGGACAGAAGGAGAAGCAGAATCTTGAATGACAGAAAATTTGATTATGAAGTAGGCGATATTGTGACATTGAAAAAGCAGCACCCTTGCGGCAGCAAGGAGTGGGAAATTCTCCGAGTAGGGGCAGATTTTCGCTTGAAATGTATGGGCTGCGGACATCAGGTCATGCTTGCCAGAAGACTGGTAGAAAAAAACACCAGAGATTTGAAAAAAAATGCTTGAAATCCCTGCCTTTATGTGGTAAAATTGGGTCTTGTGATATATTATTATCCTTGTTCCCTGCTAATCAGGGAGCCAAAAGACCAAAAGGAGGTACAACAAGCATGAACAAATACGAATTAGCATTAGTCGTAAATGCAAAGATTGAAGATGACGCTCGTGCAGCAGTAGTGGAAAAAGCAAAAGGCTACATTGCTCGTTACAACGGAAACGTAACAGAAGTTGAAGAATGGGGCAAGAAAAGATTAGCTTACGAAATCCAGAAAATGCGCGAAGGATACTACTACTTCATTCAGTTCGAAGCTGATGCAGCATGCCCTGCAGAAGTAGAACGTCATATCCGCATTATGGACAACGTATTAAGATATTTAGTTGTGAAAAAAGAGGCTTAATTCTTTTGACCGCACAAAATCGGCTCATTGAAAACCAGCCTTTTATCTGAATTTTATGAGGTGATAAGATGAATAAAGTAATTTTAATGGGTCGTTTAACAAGAGATCCTGAGGTAAGATATTCCGCAGGGGAAAATTCAATGGCGATTGCCAGATATACACTGGCTGTTGACCGTCGTTTCAAAAGGGACGGAGAAGCGACCGCTGATTTTATCGGCTGTGTGGCTTTCGGAAGACAGGCAGAATTTGCAGAGAGATATTTCCGTCAGGGAATCCGTATTGTAGTAACCGGACGTATCCAGACCGGAAGCTACACAAACAGAGATGGCAACAAGGTATACACTACAGACGTGGTGGTGGAAGAGCAGGAATTTGCGGAGAGCAAGTCCGTAAGCGACAGCCATGTAGGACATGCTTCTATGGGAGCGCCTGCACAGTCAGCGCCTTCTCCAAGCGTTGCATCAGCAGACGGATTTATGAATATTCCGGACGGAATTGATGAGGAGCTGCCATTTAGCTAAGGCGGGCAGTGATATTGATAGGAGGTAAATAATCATGGCTTACGAAAAAGGTAATAGACCGGATTCTCCAATGAAGAGAAGAGGCGGACGCAGAAGAAAAAAAGTTTGCGTGTTCTGCGGACAGGAAAATAACGAAATCAGCTATAAGGACGCAAATAAGCTGAAAAGATATGTATCTGAAAGAGGTAAAATTCTTCCTAGAAGAATCACAGGAAACTGTGCAAAACATCAGAGAGCTTTAACAGTAGAAATCAAGAGAGCAAGACATCTGGCAATTATGCCATACGTTCAGGACTAATTGAAACTACGGGCGCACTGCTTCGGCAGTGCGCTTTTTGCGTTGCAGGAATTTCTTGTGTAAAATTCTAAAAGATGTTATAATAAATCAAATTGTTACTTATCAATCAAAAGATGTCACTCTTTTGGAATTTATCGGCAGGTGAAGAGATGAATGGAAAATTAAGAATTAAAGGTCAACTGAAATTTTATATGCAGTGGCCCTTCATTCTGACTATAGTGCTGCTGGTTATGGATATACTGGTATTTACCGTAAATGTAAAGGCGGGAGCTCTGGTAACAGGATTTCTTGCAGTGTATATTCTGATTGCGGTTTTTATGTATTTCCACAGCAGGGCCGTTATTATGAACGAGCTGATTTCCTTTGCCACCCAGTACGGACAGGTGCAGAAAAGCTTATTAAATGAGTTTATTGTGCCTTATGCCCTGTTAGACTGCAGAGGAAAAATCTTATGGCTGAATGAAGAATTTGCAAAACTGACAGGAAAGAATAAGCGGTATAGAAAAAGTATTACTACCCTGTTTCCTGAAATCAGTCAGGAAAGACTTCCCAGAGGGGAAGACGCAGAGATTATGTTTCATTTTGAGGAAAGAGATTATAAGGCAGTGATGCGCCCGATTTCCATGAAAAAGCTGCTGGAGGAATCAGGGCTTTTGGAAATCGAGGAAGGAAATGATTTGATTGCCTGTTATCTCTTTGATGAAACAGAGTTGAATCAGTATATTCGTCAGAAGGAAGATGAAAAGCTGGTAACAGGACTTCTGTACCTGGATAATTATGACGAGGCGTTAAACAGTGTAGAGGAGGTCAGAAGATCCCTTCTGGTAGCACTTATTGAGAGGAAGCTGAACAAGTATTTCAGTGATGTGGATGCATTGATAAAAAAGTTGGAAAAGGACAAGTTCATTCTTGTTATGCGTCAGCGTTCTCTGGAGGAATTAAAGAAAAAACGCTTTAATATCCTGGAAGAGGTAAAAACTGTCAATATTGGAAATGATATGGCAGTGACTATCAGTATTGGGATTGGTATCAATGCGCCAACCTATGCACAGAATTATGAATACTCCAGGATTGCCATTGATTTGGCTCTGGGGCGAGGCGGCGACCAGGTGGTTATCAAGGATAAGGATCAGATGACTTATTTCGGTGGCAAATCTCAGCAAATGGGCAAAAATACCCGTGTAAAGGCAAGAGTAAAGGCACATGCCCTGCGAGAATTTATGGTGAGCAAGGATAAGGTTGTAGTTATGGGACATAAAATTTCTGATGTGGACTCCATTGGAGCCGGAATCGGAATTTACCGGGCAGCGAAGTCCCTGAATAAAAGGGCACATATTGTTGTAAACCATCCCACCATGTCTGTGCGCCCAATTATAGAGAATTTCCTGAGAAATCCGGATTATGATGAGCATATGTTCATCGATAATGATGAGGCAAAGGAAATTGTGGATAATAACACAGTTGTTGTGGTTGTGGATACCAATAAACCAAGCTATACAGAGTGTGAGGAGCTGCTTCATAAGACAAAGACCATTGTTGTACTCGACCATCACCGCCAGGGCAGCGAGGTGATTCAGAATGCAGTGCTGTCTTATATTGAGCCTTATGCATCTTCTGCCTGCGAAATGGTAGCAGAGATTCTGCAGTATTTTTCAGATGATATCAGAATCTACAACATTGAGGCAGATGCGCTGTATTCCGGTATTATTATTGATACCAACAATTTTACTGCCAAAACAGGTGTGCGTACCTTTGAAGCAGCCGCATTTTTGCGTAGATGCGGCGCAGATGTAACCAGAGTGCGCAAAATGTTCAGAGATGATGTAAAATCCTACAGAGCAAAGGCGGAAGCGATTCGCCATGTAGAAACTTATAAAAACTGCTTTGCCATTGCCGTATGCCCAAGTGAAGGCATTGACAGCCCTACAGTAGTGGCTTCTCAGGCAGCTAATGAGCTTTTAAATGTGGACAGCATAAAAGCCAGCTTTGTACTCACCGATTATCAGGAAAAAATCTTTATCAGTGCAAGAGCTATTGATGAAGTCAATGTACAGCTTATTATGGAAAAAATGGGCGGAGGCGGTCATATTAATATGGCAGGAGCCCAGCTTCCGGGTGCAACCGTAGAAGAGGCAATCCGGAAGTTAAAGGCAACACTTGACCAGATGATAAAAGAAGGAGATATAGAGGTATGAAAGTAATACTGATAGAAGACGTAAAATCTTTAGGCAAAAAAGGACAGATGGTAAACGTAAGCAACGGATATGCAAGAAACATGCTGTTTCCGAAGAAATTAGGCGTGGAAGCAACACCGAAAAATATCAATGATCTGAAACTTCAGAAGGCCCATGAGGATAAGGTAGCAAAGGAAAACCTGGAGGCTGCGAAGAAGTTCAAAGAAGAACTGGAAACCAAGCAGGTGACAGTCAGCATTAAAGTGGGGGAGAATGGCAGAACCTTTGGCTCTGTATCCACAAAGGAAATTTCAGAAGCAGCAAAGGCACAGCTTGGTTATGAGATTGATAAGAAAAAAATGCAGCTTGCAAACCCGATCAGAGAGTTGGGAACAACCATGGTTCCCGTGAAATTGCACCCACAGGTAACGGCGGAATTAAAAGTTGTGGTAAAAGAAGCGTAAGAAGGGAGTTTCTGCCAAGATGGAAGAAGCACTGATTAAGAGAATCCTGCCTCACAGTATGGAGGCAGAGCAGTCAGTCATTGGCTCTATGATTATGAGCAGGGACGCCATTGTGGAGGCGTCTGAGCTGATTACCGGGGCAGATTTCTACCAGCAGCAGTATGGGATTGTGTTTGAAGCCATGGTAGAGCTTCACGATGAAGGAAAGGCTGTAGACCTTGTAACTTTGCAGGAGCGGCTGAAGGAAAAGGATTTGCCGCCGGAAATCTCCAGCATGGAATTTGTCCGGGATCTTCTGGCAGCAGTTCCTACCTCAGCCAATGTAAAATACTATGCCGAAATCGTAGCAGAAAAATCCATGCTGCGGAAGTTGATTAAGACCACAGAGGAAATCAGCAATGCCTGTTATCTGGGCAAGGAGAAAACCCAGGATATTCTGGAAGTAACGGAAAAGAAAATCTTTGATTTGGTGCAGAACCGGGGCAGTGAGGAATTTGTTCCCATTCGTCAGGTGGTGCTAAATGCCATTGAAAAGATTGAGAAAGCCTCCAGAACCCAGGGAAGCGTAACCGGCATTCCCACAGGCTTTATTGACCTGGATTATAAGATGTCCGGCTTTCAGCCCTCGGATTTGATTCTGGTTGCTGCCAGACCCTCTATGGGAAAAACGGCGTTTGTACTGAATATTGCTCAGTATATGGCTTTTCACAGCAATGTAACCACAGCGATTTTCAGCCTGGAAATGTCAAAGGAGCAGCTTGTCAACCGTCTTCTGGCTCTGGAATCCAAGGTGGATTCCCAGAATATTCGAACCGGTAATCTGGAAGACGAGGAGTGGGCAAAGCTTATTGAAGGCGCCAACATTATCGGAAAGTCCAATCTGATTATTGACGATAAGCCGGGTATTTCTATTTCTGAGTTGCGTTCCAAATGCAGAAAGTACAAGATGGAGCATAATCTGGGTGTGATTTTTATTGACTACCTGCAGCTTATGACAGGAAGTGGAAGAAGTGAGTCCAGACAGCAGGAGATTTCGGAGATTTCCCGTTCTCTGAAGGCATTGGCAAGAGAACTGAATGTGCCTGTGGTGGCGCTTTCCCAGTTGAGCCGTGCCGTAGAACAACGCCCGGATCACAGACCCATGCTTTCAGACCTTCGAGAGTCCGGAGCCATTGAGCAGGACGCCGATGTGGTTATGTTTATTTATCGTGATGATTATTACAACAAGGATTCCGAGAATAAAAATATTGCGGAAATCATTATAGCAAAACAGAGAAACGGTCCTATTGGTACGGTAAATCTGGTTTGGCTGCCAAATTATACAAAGTTTGTAAATATGAAAAAGTAGAAGAGGCTATGGCATAAGCTGCATATCATTTTGTGCCATAGCCTCTTTTGTTATGCTTTGGCAGAGAGAAGAGGTCAGGGATTTTTATTACTCATCATAGATATTTACAATTTCTCCATCCAGTATCCGGTTCATGTTTTTTACAGCGCAGAAGTTTCCACACATACTGCAGGTGTCTTCTTTTTCCGGCTTTGCCTCCTCCCGGTATTGTCTGGCTTTTTCCGGATCAATACACAGCCGGAACATTTCTTCCCAGTCCAGATTTTTCCGGGCAGTGCTCATGGCAGAATCCCAGTCAGAGGCGCCTTTTACCCCTTTGGCGATATCCGCGGCGTGTGCAGCAATTTTAGAAGCAATGATACCCTCCTTTACGTCTTTTTCGTCCGGCAGACGCAGATGCTCGGCTGGTGTGACATAACAGAGAAAGGAAGCACCGCAGGAAGCGGCAATGGCTCCTCCAATGGCTGCTGTAATATGGTCGTATCCGGGGGCAATGTCCGTTACAAGAGGTCCCAGCACATAAAACGGTGCGCCCTGGCACACGGTCTGCTGGATTTTCATATTGGCTTCAATCTGATTCAGAGGCATGTGGCCGGGTCCTTCAATAATCACCTGTACATCTTTTTCCCATGCCCGTCTGGTAAGTTCTCCAAGAGTTACCAGCTCTTCAATTTGAGAAATATCTCCTGCATCGGCAAGGCAGCCTGGACGGCAGGCATCTCCAAGGCTTAAGGTGACATCGTATTTTCGGCAGATGTCCAGAATCCGGTCATAATGCTTATAGAAAGGATTTTCCTGTCCGGTCATTTCCTGCCAGGCAAAAATAATAGAGCCCCCTCTGGAAACAATGTTGGTGAGCCGCCTGTTTTCTTTAAAACGGCGGGCAGTATTTTTGTTGATGCCCACATGGATTGTCATAAAATCCACGCCGTCCTTTGCATGCATTTCCACAATATCCAGCCATTCTTCGGAAGTAATATCTTTTAAAGGCTTATGATAATAGACTACTGCGTCATAGATAGGAACCGTTCCGATGATGGCCGGACATTCCTGTGTGAGTTTTTGGCGAAAAGCTCTGGTATCTCCGTAGGAACTTAAATCCATAATCGATTCTGCTCCCATATCTACAGCCTGCCGAACTTTATGAAGCTCCATATCTATATCTTTCCAGTCCCGTGAAGTGCCCAGATTGACATTGATTTTGGTTTTCAACATAGAACCAATGGCATTGGGATTCAGGCATTGGTGCTGTTTATTTGCCGGAATGACGGCTTTTCCCTCTGCGATATAGTGGCGTAGCTCTTCTGCCGGTATTCCTTCTTTTTTTGCGGCGATTTCCATTTCCGGGGTAATGATTCCCTGCCTTGCGGCATGCATTTGTGTGGTATAAGTCATAGATTTTCTCCAATCTTTTGTTTTTAAACCAGAGAATTCGAACCTGCAGCACAGCCGTTTTCACAAAAAGAAAAAGTCTGTGCCGAAATAGGACGCACAGACATATAAAATCAGTATGTGTAAACTCCCTACGTTGGCATAATCCAAATCAGGTAATACAGGTCGAAGTCGAACTTCCTCTCAGCCCATAAGGCTCCCTGGTTATTTTTTATCAGTTTAGCACCCCTTAGAGGGCTTGTCAACAGTTTTTGTCGAACGTATTTTCTTGCATTTTTATAACGCTTTGTTATAATAATTAAGAGAAACAAAGAAAGGGGTCAGTATATGCAGAAAACCATTTATTCGGTTTCGGAGGCAGTACGCTTTCTGGACATACAGTCCCATGTGCTTCGGTACTGGGAAGAGGAGCTGCGTCTTCCGATTGGAAGAAACGAAATGGGACACAGATACTACACCCGATGGGATATTCAGATTTTCATGAGTATTAGAGAACTAAAGAAAAAAGGGTATGCATTAAAGGAAATCGGAGAGCTGACAACCCTTTTTTATAAAAATCAGGTGGACGAAAAACAGCCTGAGCATAGAGAGTCTGCAAAAAAGAAAAAAGAGAGGAAAAAATCCACGCCCCCCGGTATCCAGGGAATTTATGGAGATTATCAGCAAACTGGTTGCGAACAGAATCCAGGAGAAAAATTCAGAAGAAGAGAGGTATAAGCGTCTTGATGAAAGGATTCGTATTTGTCAGCAGTCCAGAAGAGAGGCAGCGGCAGCTCTGGAAAAAGAAGCGCAAAAAAAGAGGAGGATTTTTAAAAGAAAGTAAAAAGAGAAGACGAAGAGGCAGGAACATTAAGCTTCCTGCCTCTTCGTACCTTTCATGATACAGAATAAAAGTCCTGTATTATGTAATATTAGCCTTCTACGATAGCTTCTGTAGGACAAACACCAGCGCATGTTCCGCAGTCAACGCATGTATCAGCGTCGATAACGTATTTGTCATCGCCTTCGGAAATAGCTTCTACCGGACATTCACCAGCGCATGTTCCGCAGCTTACACATTCATCTGTAATAACGTATGCCATGATTGTATCCTCCTTTATATTCTGAATCTTTCAATTCAGTTCTTAGGGTTATTCTAATATATTTGTTTCTATAATACAAGTCTTATTTTACGAACATAGCAGGATTTTTTGGTTGTAGGCATAATTGTATACAAAATGCAAAAGTAAATGGAGAAAAACAGTTGAATATCCTGCAAAAACAGATTATAATAAAACAATAAAATATTTTAAGGAGGAAGCTATCCATGAAGGTAACAGCAGATATGACAATCGGCGAACTGATTCGTTTAGATGAAAATATTGTACCAATTCTAATGAGAGCAGGTATGCACTGCATCGGCTGTCCGTCCGCACAGGGAGAATCTCTGGCAGAAGCAGCTATGGTTCACGGAATTGACGGAAACATGCTGATCGCACAGATTAATGATTTCCTGGAAAACAAATAAGAT
This region includes:
- the srtB gene encoding class B sortase; translation: MSKKRKKRRTAGDIIRNLVLILAIGVFAFSAFQLGKIFLEYKEGTDEYNRVREYVTVADTETEDKEDAENKEPEAPKPLPPQVDFNGLKAINPEVIGWIQIEGTSISYPIMKGKDNDYYLKHTFEGNYNAAGSIFIDYTNNSNFEDCNTIIYGHNMKNGSMFGLLRKHFKDRESVPGRYIWICTPDKNYRYEIFSSHVVDAAGEVYTLFSAPDQQFAAYLENMKSQSLVDFGTEVTEKDKIITLSTCTGNDATRFVVQAKREGSY
- a CDS encoding NAD-dependent protein deacylase, which codes for MEAMEKLKQIIAQTENLVFFGGAGVSTESGIPDFRSVDGLYHQQWDYPPETILSHTFFMQKTEEFYRFYRAKMLCDTAKPNAAHQYLAELEKQGKLKAVITQNIDNLHQMAGSRRVLELHGSVYRNYCTKCGAFHDFSYMKHSSGIPRCEKCGGVLKPDVVLYEEALNQQTLSESVRAISEAEVLIIGGTSLSVYPAASLVDYFRGKYLVVINKDKTPRDSMADLVINAPIGEVCSYLADNNRTEGEAES
- a CDS encoding DUF951 domain-containing protein, which codes for MNDRKFDYEVGDIVTLKKQHPCGSKEWEILRVGADFRLKCMGCGHQVMLARRLVEKNTRDLKKNA
- the rpsF gene encoding 30S ribosomal protein S6 → MNKYELALVVNAKIEDDARAAVVEKAKGYIARYNGNVTEVEEWGKKRLAYEIQKMREGYYYFIQFEADAACPAEVERHIRIMDNVLRYLVVKKEA
- a CDS encoding single-stranded DNA-binding protein; protein product: MNKVILMGRLTRDPEVRYSAGENSMAIARYTLAVDRRFKRDGEATADFIGCVAFGRQAEFAERYFRQGIRIVVTGRIQTGSYTNRDGNKVYTTDVVVEEQEFAESKSVSDSHVGHASMGAPAQSAPSPSVASADGFMNIPDGIDEELPFS
- the rpsR gene encoding 30S ribosomal protein S18 — encoded protein: MAYEKGNRPDSPMKRRGGRRRKKVCVFCGQENNEISYKDANKLKRYVSERGKILPRRITGNCAKHQRALTVEIKRARHLAIMPYVQD
- a CDS encoding DHH family phosphoesterase produces the protein MNGKLRIKGQLKFYMQWPFILTIVLLVMDILVFTVNVKAGALVTGFLAVYILIAVFMYFHSRAVIMNELISFATQYGQVQKSLLNEFIVPYALLDCRGKILWLNEEFAKLTGKNKRYRKSITTLFPEISQERLPRGEDAEIMFHFEERDYKAVMRPISMKKLLEESGLLEIEEGNDLIACYLFDETELNQYIRQKEDEKLVTGLLYLDNYDEALNSVEEVRRSLLVALIERKLNKYFSDVDALIKKLEKDKFILVMRQRSLEELKKKRFNILEEVKTVNIGNDMAVTISIGIGINAPTYAQNYEYSRIAIDLALGRGGDQVVIKDKDQMTYFGGKSQQMGKNTRVKARVKAHALREFMVSKDKVVVMGHKISDVDSIGAGIGIYRAAKSLNKRAHIVVNHPTMSVRPIIENFLRNPDYDEHMFIDNDEAKEIVDNNTVVVVVDTNKPSYTECEELLHKTKTIVVLDHHRQGSEVIQNAVLSYIEPYASSACEMVAEILQYFSDDIRIYNIEADALYSGIIIDTNNFTAKTGVRTFEAAAFLRRCGADVTRVRKMFRDDVKSYRAKAEAIRHVETYKNCFAIAVCPSEGIDSPTVVASQAANELLNVDSIKASFVLTDYQEKIFISARAIDEVNVQLIMEKMGGGGHINMAGAQLPGATVEEAIRKLKATLDQMIKEGDIEV
- the rplI gene encoding 50S ribosomal protein L9, whose protein sequence is MKVILIEDVKSLGKKGQMVNVSNGYARNMLFPKKLGVEATPKNINDLKLQKAHEDKVAKENLEAAKKFKEELETKQVTVSIKVGENGRTFGSVSTKEISEAAKAQLGYEIDKKKMQLANPIRELGTTMVPVKLHPQVTAELKVVVKEA
- the dnaB gene encoding replicative DNA helicase, with translation MEEALIKRILPHSMEAEQSVIGSMIMSRDAIVEASELITGADFYQQQYGIVFEAMVELHDEGKAVDLVTLQERLKEKDLPPEISSMEFVRDLLAAVPTSANVKYYAEIVAEKSMLRKLIKTTEEISNACYLGKEKTQDILEVTEKKIFDLVQNRGSEEFVPIRQVVLNAIEKIEKASRTQGSVTGIPTGFIDLDYKMSGFQPSDLILVAARPSMGKTAFVLNIAQYMAFHSNVTTAIFSLEMSKEQLVNRLLALESKVDSQNIRTGNLEDEEWAKLIEGANIIGKSNLIIDDKPGISISELRSKCRKYKMEHNLGVIFIDYLQLMTGSGRSESRQQEISEISRSLKALARELNVPVVALSQLSRAVEQRPDHRPMLSDLRESGAIEQDADVVMFIYRDDYYNKDSENKNIAEIIIAKQRNGPIGTVNLVWLPNYTKFVNMKK
- the thiC gene encoding phosphomethylpyrimidine synthase ThiC, with the translated sequence MTYTTQMHAARQGIITPEMEIAAKKEGIPAEELRHYIAEGKAVIPANKQHQCLNPNAIGSMLKTKINVNLGTSRDWKDIDMELHKVRQAVDMGAESIMDLSSYGDTRAFRQKLTQECPAIIGTVPIYDAVVYYHKPLKDITSEEWLDIVEMHAKDGVDFMTIHVGINKNTARRFKENRRLTNIVSRGGSIIFAWQEMTGQENPFYKHYDRILDICRKYDVTLSLGDACRPGCLADAGDISQIEELVTLGELTRRAWEKDVQVIIEGPGHMPLNQIEANMKIQQTVCQGAPFYVLGPLVTDIAPGYDHITAAIGGAIAASCGASFLCYVTPAEHLRLPDEKDVKEGIIASKIAAHAADIAKGVKGASDWDSAMSTARKNLDWEEMFRLCIDPEKARQYREEAKPEKEDTCSMCGNFCAVKNMNRILDGEIVNIYDE
- a CDS encoding helix-turn-helix domain-containing protein yields the protein MQKTIYSVSEAVRFLDIQSHVLRYWEEELRLPIGRNEMGHRYYTRWDIQIFMSIRELKKKGYALKEIGELTTLFYKNQVDEKQPEHRESAKKKKERKKSTPPGIQGIYGDYQQTGCEQNPGEKFRRREV
- a CDS encoding DUF362 domain-containing protein, translated to MAYVITDECVSCGTCAGECPVEAISEGDDKYVIDADTCVDCGTCAGVCPTEAIVEG
- a CDS encoding DUF1858 domain-containing protein; amino-acid sequence: MKVTADMTIGELIRLDENIVPILMRAGMHCIGCPSAQGESLAEAAMVHGIDGNMLIAQINDFLENK